The genomic DNA GGCGTGGTCCGCGAAAGTTCGTCGAATCGTTCCAGCGTCAAAGGGAAGCCAGCGCGCCGTGCCATGGCGATGATATGAACGCGCTACGGCAGGATTTCGTCGACGCTTTCTGGCGGACGTCCTAGCCGGGCCTGGCTACCCACCACTACGATCGGCCGTTCAATGATCTTAGGATTAGCCGCCATCTGGGCAATCCATTCCGCATCGGTGGTA from Bremerella sp. JC817 includes the following:
- a CDS encoding ArsC/Spx/MgsR family protein, producing TTDAEWIAQMAANPKIIERPIVVVGSQARLGRPPESVDEILP